In the Takifugu flavidus isolate HTHZ2018 chromosome 11, ASM371156v2, whole genome shotgun sequence genome, one interval contains:
- the ntpcr gene encoding cancer-related nucleoside-triphosphatase yields the protein MFKHVFLTGPPGVGKTTLVHKACEALRSSGMEVEGFYTEEVREGAGRVGFDVVTVRGERRPLARLGEVSSSARGRRGHTVGRYVVDLPSFENLALPLFSSVGSANRGSKKVFVVDEVGKMELFSRSFISCVRRTLDEPSCTILGTVPAPRGKPLALVAEVWNRTDVKVFIVSKENRDALLQDILAALRDCLRGPA from the exons ATGTTTAAACACGTTTTTCTGACTGGACCTCCAG GTGTTGGGAAAACCACTCTGGTCCACAAGGCCTGTGAAGCTCTCCGGTCCTCAGGGATGGAGGTGGAAGGCTTTTACACAGAGGAGGTCCGAGAGGGCGCCGGCAGAGTCGGCTTTGATGTGGTcacagtgagaggagagaggcgaCCTTTGGCCAGACTCGG ggAGGTTTCCAGCTCAGCCCGGGGCAGACGGGGGCACACAGTGGGGCGGTATGTGGTCGACCTGCCTTCCTTTGAGAACCTGGCGCTCCCCCTTTTTAGCTCA GTGGGCTCGGCGAACAGGGGCAGCAAAAAGGTGTTCGTAGTTGATGAAGTTGGCAAAATGGAGCTTTTCAGCCGGTCGTTCATCAGCTGTGTGAGACGGACTCTGGACGAGCCCTCCTGCACCATCCTGGGCACCGTCCCTGCTCCCAGGGGGAAGCCTCTCGCTCTGGTGGCGGAGGTCTGGAACCGGACAGATGTCAAGGTTTTCATC GTGTCCAAGGAGAACAGAGATGCTCTCCTACAAGACATTTTAGCTGCACTCCGTGACTGCCTGAGAGGACCCGCGTGA
- the map10 gene encoding microtubule-associated protein 10: MSAQQNGGNMETLLFSLEILIRSVRIERECDTSGELAVGVRLLDFPTLLIYQQQKSSDGIIEGEYIFNRGKCCFFKMNIHSVHNQLSNTPLYAMVLDVKEDIPKLLGTSLISLSKVMDRIRVDVTDHGAASSSYGERGRFSICSFDGEKIGSISLSYKLLNLGVGLLPHVADSSSMKSVGIRGKQGDCVAGTIRSLPPESGSDCSPPVSDNELVVDDACLDSKNFNSHSDHTETDANWEDFTVFCPPYLFFSNTSEEKYKKQQEAHSLLNLDLGPLAFEDTYTEEDTVEKIDPNTPALRVKYEENLLRNQQTQTSELTSSELGGALQQLPLLNALLVELSQLNNPNLPKPLLIHPNLAWIYRPASTEPSTRHGSKAQMRPTEAMQKTRLQAGSLKHFHTPRTCSAPACRAAKETNQKEQPPPKNKSSRTSPGKKLVFGTTRAFQLRLKNVLHLRENHCECVNVTMSKEQPRVETRRTMRSAGRKLAGEQRESLNDNTEMAKHSKPWEKEQDGRLSGKSDKSASDGDATVVNVDFDTVGRNVTNENQSNVSQTPSESGEHARERESPAGSRRYGAAFSHSSVDDHEEADYSDDFNSLHASDAPSPNPESSLESSRAKTPRSPFSPDACHSGSERVRTAPTPLPTKSSGSPQHSLSGRRLIRPRTTTSALSLSSDDVQVDGSLSSQTRINSRKQAAGSSSGTDSWTSRGGGISKSAQSSSPAQGLCAQFQSSEELMDDLGTLNFRKECQNISDLLASNLPAYTI, from the coding sequence ATGTCTGCACAACAAAACGGAGGCAATATGGAGACGTTGTTGTTTTCGTTGGAGATTTTGATCCGAAGCGTCCGCATTGAGAGAGAATGCGACACTTCCGGTGAGCTGGCGGTCGGAGTGCGCCTGCTGGATTTCCCGACGCTGCTGATTTATCAACAGCAGAAAAGCAGTGATGGAATCATTGAAGGTGAATACATCTTTAACAGGGGCAAGTGTTGTTTCTTCAAAATGAACATACATTCAGTCCACAACCAGCTCTCCAACACCCCTCTCTATGCAATGGTACTGGATGTAAAGGAGGACATTCCTAAATTACTCGGGACCTCGCTCATTTCATTGTCAAAAGTGATGGACAGGATCAGGGTGGATGTGACTGATCATGGTGCTGCTTCGTCCTCTTACGGTGAAAGGGGCCGTTTCAGTATCTGCAGCTTTGATGGGGAGAAGATTGGATCAATTTCTCTCAGTTATAAACTGCTAAATCTGGGAGTTGGTTTGCTACCGCATgttgcagacagcagcagtaTGAAGAGTGTCGGTATTCGAGGAAAACAAGGTGACTGTGTTGCAGGGACCATCAGATCTTTGCCTCCAGAGAGCGGTAGTGACTGCTCACCCCCTGTAAGTGACAATGAGTTAGTCGTAGACGATGCTTGTTTGGACAGTAAGAACTTTAACAGCCACAGTGATCACACAGAAACTGATGCCAACTGGGAAGATTTCACAGTATTTTGCCCACCGTATCTTTTCTTCTCTAATACCTCAGAGGAGAAGTATAAAAAGCAACAAGAGGCCCACAGTTTACTGAATCTTGACTTGGGACCACTAGCATTCGAGGACACCTACACAGAAGAGGATACTGTTGAGAAAATAGATCCAAATACTCCAGCTCTAAGAGTGAAATATGAGGAAAACCTTTTAAGAAACCAACAAACCCAAACCAGTGAGCTAACATCAAGCGAGTTGGGGGGAGCTTTACAACAGTTGCCCCTGCTGAATGCCCTGCTCGTGGAGCTGTCACAGCTGAATAATCCAAATCTGCCAAAACCTTTACTGATCCATCCAAATCTTGCATGGATTTACAGACCAGCATCCACAGAACCTTCCACCAGACATGGAAGCAAAGCACAAATGAGACCAACCGAGGCAATGCAGAAGACTAGACTGCAGGCTGGCTCTTTAAAGCATTTCCATACTCCAAGAACCTGTTCTGCACCAGCGTGTAGGGCTGCAAAAGAGACAAACCAGAAGGAACAACCTCCACCCAAGAATAAAAGCTCCAGGACAAGTCCTGGGAAGAAGCTCGTGTTCGGCACCACCCGAGCATTTCAGCTAAGGCTAAAGAACGTTTTGCATCTTAGAGAGAACCACTGTGAATGTGTGAACGTTACAATGAGCAAAGAACAACCACGTGTGGAGACGAGAAGGACCATGAGGTCTGCAGGAAGGAAACTGGCAGGGGAGCAGCGTGAAAGTCTCAATGACAATACTGAGATGGCGAAACACAGCAAACCGTGGGAGAAAGAACAAGACGGACGTCTTTCAGGAAAGTCAGACAAATCAGCGTCGGATGGAGACGCGACAGTTGTTAATGTGGATTTTGACACTGTTGGGAGAAATGTCACCAATGAAAATCAGTCCAATGTGAGTCAAACACCGTCCGAGTCTGGAGAGCATGCCAGAGAACGCGAGTCCCCAGCAGGGAGCAGACGGTACGGCGCCGCCTTTTCACACTCCAGCGTGGACGACCACGAGGAAGCCGACTACAGTGATGACTTCAACAGCCTTCATGCTAGTGATGCCCCCTCGCCCAACCCTGAGAGTAGCCTGGAGTCCTCCAGAGCCAAGACCCCGAGGTCTCCGTTCAGTCCTGACGCCTGTCACTCTGGTTCTGAGCGTGTCAGAACTGCGCCCACCCCCCTGCCAACCAAATCCTCTGGCTCTCCTCAACACTCCCTCAGTGGCAGGCGCCTCATACGGCCTCGAACCACCACCTCGGCCTTGAGCTTGTCCTCGGATGACGTCCAAGTGGACGGGTCATTGTCATCGCAAACCAGAATCAATTCCAGAAAACAGGCAGCGGGATCAAGCTCCGGCACCGACAGCTGGACGTCCCGAGGAGGTGGAATCAGCAAGTCGGCCCAAAGCAGCAGCCCGGCTCAGGGACTTTGTGCACAGTTCCAGTCCTCCGAGGAGCTCATGGATGACCTGGGAACTCTGAACTTTAGAAAGGAATGTCAGAACATATCTGATTTATTAGCCAGCAACCTGCCTGCTTACACTATATAA